The following proteins are co-located in the Nocardioides piscis genome:
- a CDS encoding acyl-CoA thioesterase, protein MRFVPYQPFLATLWLSRIGRSSFTVAAEIRVQEGGHPAVTWECVNVLWDHATQTSWPITDSVRADLERYLGDPLPTRG, encoded by the coding sequence ATGCGGTTCGTCCCCTACCAGCCGTTCCTCGCCACCCTGTGGCTCAGCCGCATCGGCCGGTCGTCGTTCACCGTCGCAGCAGAGATCCGGGTGCAGGAGGGCGGACATCCAGCGGTCACGTGGGAGTGCGTCAACGTGCTGTGGGACCACGCCACCCAGACGTCGTGGCCGATCACCGACTCCGTGCGCGCGGACCTCGAGCGCTATCTCGGCGACCCGCTGCCGACGCGCGGCTGA